In Desulfofundulus kuznetsovii DSM 6115, the following are encoded in one genomic region:
- a CDS encoding Holliday junction DNA helicase produces the protein MTNYRRGYVAERKAVKVLEAAGYVVARTAGSHSPFDVVAVGPGGVRLIQVKRVKFGRIRVTVEAALEELRQVPKLPGVSREIWVWVDGDGWVVQEAV, from the coding sequence GTGACCAACTACAGGCGGGGGTATGTAGCGGAGCGTAAGGCCGTGAAGGTGCTGGAGGCCGCCGGCTATGTGGTGGCCCGGACGGCGGGCAGCCACAGCCCTTTCGACGTGGTGGCCGTCGGCCCCGGCGGGGTACGGCTGATTCAGGTTAAGCGGGTAAAATTCGGCCGAATCCGGGTGACGGTGGAAGCGGCCCTAGAGGAATTGCGACAGGTGCCCAAACTGCCCGGTGTTTCCCGGGAGATATGGGTTTGGGTCGATGGTGATGGCTGGGTAGTGCAAGAGGCCGTATGA